The following nucleotide sequence is from Flavobacteriales bacterium.
AGATGGTGTTCGTTTACATCAGGGAAAACGTTTTGTTTTTCCTCACAACAACATTGAAAACTTTGAAAAACAATTACAAAGAGCTCAAAAAATAACAGATGAAACTGGTGGTGGAATTTTAGTTATTACCGAAGGCGTTTTTGGTATGTCTGGTGATTTAGGAAAACTAAAAGAAATTACTGCATTAAAGCCAAAATATAACTTCCGCTTGTTTGTAGATGATGCTCATGGTTTTGGTACTATGGGAGAAACGGGTTACGGAGCTGGAGAACACTTAGGTTGTCACGATGAAATAGACGTTTATTTCGGAACTTTTGCCAAGTCTATGGCTAGTATAGGTGCCTTTATTTCGTCTACCGAAGATGTTGTAGAATTTCTAAGATACAATATGCGTTCTCAGATATTTGCAAAATCATTACCTATGCCAATTGTCATTGGTGCTATCAAAAGGTTAGAGTTGTTGCAATCTAGACCTGAGTTAAAAGCTGGTTTATGGAATATTGCTAATAATTTACAATCTGGTCTTAAAGAAGCTGGATTTAACCTTGGCAATACTGAGTCGGCAGTTACTCCAGTTTATCTTACAGGTGGTGTTGGAGAAGCAACTAACTTGACGCTAGATTTGAGAGAAAACTATGGTATTTTCTGTTCTATCGTTACTTATCCGGTTGTTCCTAAAGGCGTAATTTTACTTAGACTTATTCCTACAGCTATTCATACGTTAGAGGATGTTAGGTACACTATTGATTCATTCAGCGCTATTAAGAACAAGTTAGAAAAAGGTGAATATGTATCTGAGAAACTTGCTAGTTTCTAATTCAATTTTTCTAATTCTTTACTGATAATTTTTCTAAGATTTTTTGAAGATTTCACTAATGGTAGCCTTACTTCATCTTGGCAAATACCTAGTATGTTAAGTAAGGTCTTCACTCCTGCTGGATTCCCTTCTACAAATAATGGTTTAACGAAGCTCAATATTTTATAATGTATTGTATTTGATGATTTAACATCGCCATCAATAGCAAAATTGACCATTGATGAAAATTCATTTGGTAGAGCTTGTCCTAAAACAGATATTACACCCTTACCACCTAATAAAATTATAGGTAAAGTAATAGCATCATCACCAGAAAGGACCAAAAAATCATCTGGTTTTTTGGCAATGATTTCCATAATTTGCTCCATATCTCCACTAGCCTCTTTTACTGCAACGATATTATCAAAATCGTGAGCTAATCTTAATGTTGTTTCGGCAGTCATGTTTGATGAGGTTCTACCAGGGACATTGTATAATATGATAGGTAAAGGTGATTTTTCTGAAACAGCTTTAAAATGCTGATAAATCCCTTCTTGAGTAGGCTTATTATAAGCCGGTGAAACAGAAAGAATTGCATCTACACCACTTAAATCAAATGATGAAAATGACTGAATCACATTATCGGTATTATTACCTCCTATACCTAATACAATAGGGAGTCTATTATTATTAGCTTTTTTAACGCAATCTAAGACTGTGTTTTTTTCTTCTAAGGAAAGTGTCACACTTTCGCCCGTTGTTCCCATCACAACAAGAAAATCGACATTTCCATCAACACAATGATTTACCAAAGCTGCTAATCCATTGTAATCTATACTTAAATCCGAATTGAAAGGAGTTACTAAAGCTACTCCAGTACCACTTATCTTAGGATGCATTTCTCTTGTTAATTAGGTTAAGATAATGTTTAACTTCAGTCACTAAGGCGGAAAGAGTGTCTTTCTTGACATCAATCATCATATCATAGATAGACAAGTCTTCTTCATACTTACCAACCTTAAATTTAGCTTTTGATCCACCAGCCAAATATTTGACAGGCACACAATTACTAGTACACAAATTGATTAGAATATCGTAATCCTTCTCTAAAAAATTCTTGATAATATAGTTCTGTGGCTTATAATACCAATTCAAATCTTTAAGAAAGAAAAAATCAAATTGAAGCATTGGCATATGATGATGCGTTAGCTCATTTCTATTAACGAAACCTAAGGCTTTAACATCTTTTTTAGTTTTAAAAAGCTCATTTGCAAATTCACTCACAAGCATCATATCTTTCAAGTCAGTAGCATCATAAAGAATACCAATAGATTTAGCCGTATGTAAGTTATGTACTTCACGAGTTCTATCGTTGTACTTTAAATCACGCTTAAAAACGTAATCGCCAACCTTTTGCTTAATATTTTCTACAAATTGAATGTGCATTAACTTATCTTTTTAATGAATTCATCTTCGGATAATAAGGGAACATTTAACTTTTCGGCTTTTTGAAGTTTGCTTGGTCCCATATTCTCACCAGCGACTACAAAAGTAGTTTTTTTAGAAATTGAACCGACATTTTTACCACTATGTTGTTCAATAATTTTTTTTAGCTCATCTCTTGAGAATTTACTGAACACGCCTGAGATTACAATAGACATACCAGACAATTTAGATGAAATGGCTTTATTTTCTTCACCAATTTCAAAACATAAATCGTGATTTTTTAAGCGTTGTACAAGTGTAACATTGTTTTCATCATGAAAAAATTGAACAACACTTTCAGCTATCTTCCCTCCTATTTCATTGACATTTTCCAATTCTTCTTGTGATGCACACATTAGGGCATCAATGTGCTGATATTCTTTCACTAAAACTTTAGATACTGTTTCTCCTACATAGCGTATTCCTAAAGCAAATAGTAAACGCTCAAAAGGAATGGTTTTGGATTGTTTAAGCCCTTCAATAATATTAGTAGCCCATTTATCTCCATCCTTTTTAAAAGGTAATAAATCTTCTTTCTTTAAATCATATAAGTCTGGAATAGTGCTTATAAGTTTATTTTCGAAAAGAAGATCTATTGTTTCTGGTCCTATACCATCAATATCCATGGCTTTTTTACTGATAAAGTGTTCAAATTTACCCTTTATCTGTGGCGGACAAAACAATTCGTTAGGACAGTAATGCTTGGCATCGCCCTCAGATCGAATTAGTTCAGTTTGACATTCTGTACAATGACCAATATAAACGGTTGGTTGAGAAAACAAATCCCTTTCTTTTATAGCCACACCAACAATTTTTGGAATTATCTCCCCTCCTTTTTCAACATAAACTTTATCTCCCTCCCTAATATCAAGTTTTTCTATTTGGTCGGCATTATGCAAAGAGGCTCGTTTAATAATAGTACCTGCTAATAATACAGGTTCAAGGTTAGCAACTGGTGTTATAGCACCGGTTCTTCCTACTTGATAAGTGATTTCATTTAGAGTGGTTACCACTTGCTCTGCCTTAAATTTATAAGAAATTGCCCAACGTGGTGTTTTGGCAGTAAAACCCATTTGCTCTTGCAACTTCAAATCATTGACTTTTATAACTATGCCATCGATATCATAAGGCAAATTATGTCTTTTTTCGTCCCAATAATTAACAAAGCTGATGACCTTTTCTATTGAAGAACAAACTTGTATTTCATCTGGCATTTTAAACCCCCATTTTTTAGCGCTTTGTAAATTATCGAAATGTTTAAAGGATGGTAATTCTTTTCCAAGAAGATAATATAAAAAGCAGTCTAAAGGTCGTTTGGCAACTTCTTTGCTATCCTGCATTTTCATACTTCCAGACGCGGCATTTCTAGGGTTAGCAAATGGTTCTAAATCATCGGCAAGCCTTTTTTCATTCATTTGCTCAAAGCCTTGATGTGGTAAAAATATTTCTCCTCGTATTTCAAATTTAGAAGGATAATCACCTTTCAACTTAAGGGGAATACTATTAATGGTTTTTACATTGACTGTAACATCATCACCATGTGTACCATTTCCTCGAGTTAGTGCTTGCACTAATTCGCCATTTTCATATTTCAAACTTATGGATACACCATCGTATTTAAGCTCACAAACATATTCTATTTCGGTTTCAACCAATTTAGTTATTCGTTTATCAAAGCCTAAAAGCTCATCAGAAGAATAGGTGTTGCCTAGAGATAACATACGGTATTGGTGGGCTACAGTATTAAAAGATTTTATCAAATCTCCTCCTACTCTTTGAGTTGGAGAATTGGCATCGTAAAATTCTGGATGTTGTTTTTCTAACTCAATAAGCTCATTCAAAAGCATATCAAACTCAAAATCGCTAATACTAGGATTATCCAACACATAATAATTGTGATTGTGTTGTTGCAATTCACTTCTTAAAAAAACGATGCGGTCTTGTACAGTCATTAGACAACGAATTTACAATTTCCTAACGGCTTTTACCATCCTATTTTTACCTTGCATATCTTTTTTTATTAAGATGTCAGCAAAACCATTGTTCTCTAGCATTTCTTTTATTTCAACTGATTTTTGTTCATTTATTTCAAAAAACAATAAGCCTTCTTTTTGTAAATGGACTTTTGAAAATTCAATTATACGCTGATAGTACCGTAAGGCCTCATTGTCTGTTACGAACAAAGCCAAATGTGGTTCGTAATCCAAGACGTTTTTATTCATCCAAATCTTTTGGCTTTCTAATACATAAGGTGGGTTACTAACTATCAAATCAAAAGACTTATCTAAATCAATATCATTAAAAATATCGTGCTCTATAAAATCGACTTCTACATGATTATATTTTGCATTTTCTTGAGCTACTAGTAAAGCTTCAGATGAAATATCAAAAGCTGTTATATCAGCATTTGAATGTTTGGCAACAGCAATAGGAATGCATCCACTTCCTGTACCAATATCAGCAATATTCTTGAAATTATGTTCAAGTATCCACTGCACTAGCTCCTCGGTTTCTGGACGAGGAATTAAGCAAGATGGATTAACTTTTAATGTTAATCCATAAAAGTCGCATTTACCCAAAATGTATTGTAATGGTTCATAGGTCTTAAGTCGCTTAATTATATTTTTGTAGACAGTAATATCTTGTTCTGACAATGGGCTATTAGACGACAAAAGGTATTCCGAACGATTTAGATTAGACACAGAATCTATACACCAAAAAGCCATACTTTCAAGCTCATTGTTAGAGTAAAATGAGTTCAATTCCTTAGTGAAATATGGCATAATATCTTTAGTCATTTTCATCCGAGCAATTTAATTAAATTTGTGCGTGTTGATGGATAAAAAATACATGCAAGTTTGTATCGATTTAGCTATAAAGGGCTTTCCTATGGCAATGCCTAATCCGATGGTGGGTTGCGTTATTGTTCATAAGGATAAAATTATCGGACAAGGATATCATAAAGAATACGGCTCGTACCATGCAGAAGTAAACGCTATTAATAGTGTTGAAAACGCTGAATTACTAAAAGAATCGACCCTGTATGTTAGCCTCGAACCCTGTGCCCATTATGGCAAAACACCACCATGTGCAAACTTGATAATAGAAAAAGGAATTCCTAGAGTTGTTATTGGCAGTTTAGATACTTTTTCTGAAGTGAATGGCAAAGGTATTCAACGTTTAAAAGATGCTGGTATTGAAGTCATCACTTCTATATTAGAAAAAGAGTGTAGAGCAATCAACAAAAGATTCTTTACATTTCATGAGAAAAAGCGCCCATATATTATTCTTAAATGGGCTCAAACATCGGATGGTTTTATTGCTCCTTTAGACCAAAAAGAACCGTTATGGATAAGTTCTTCTGAATCCAAAATATTAGTACACCAATGGCGTAGTGAAGAACAAGCCATTTTGGTTGGACGCAAAACAGCTGAACTAGACAACCCTCGGCTTACTACAAGAGAAGTAAAGGGTAAGAATCCTATTCGTATAGTGTTAGATAGAAAACTAAGCTTGAAAATGGATTTAGCTCTGTTTAATAATGAAGCTCCTACTCTGATTGCAAATGACACTATCTCTTCAGAAAACCATATAAAAGTTGATTTTAATAACCTTGCATCATCCTTAATGAACCAACTTCATAATCGTGATATTCAGTCTGTGATAATTGAAGGAGGATCACAAACATTAAATACATTTATTGAGTCTAATATTTGGGATGAGGCTAGAGTATTTACATCAAGCAAATTATTAGAAGAGGGGGTTCAATCACCTACAATACAGTCTGTTATAAGCGGTTCGGAAACTATTGGAAAAGACACCTTAACCTATTTCATAAACACATGATAGAATTAACTTTATCAATTTTATTTACGATTTGTCTGTTTTTATTCTTCAAAGAATTCGATAGACGAAAAGTAGACACTTTAGAGGCAATTACTTTTAATTATCTTTCAGCTGGACTACTTTCCATTGCTTTTGGCAGTTCAGGTTATTCTCTAGAAAGCACCCTATATACAGATTGGTTTATTCTTACTGTTTTCTTGGGAATATTTTTCATAGTCATGTTTAATATAATGGCTTTAACTACTCAGAAATTGGGGGTTACTATTGGTTCATTAGCAAGTAAGATGTCCCTCATCATACCTGTAATTTTTGCTCTACTCTTTCAAGGAGATTCTTGGACTGCGCTAAAAACAATAGGTATTGTAATAGCACTATTGTCGGTTTATCTTACTGTTAAGAAATATGAAGAAAAAAATGGACCTATTTATTTAGCTATACTTTTATTTGTTGGTGCAGGCTTGCTAGATACTGTTTTATCACATATTCAATTCAAATACTTAGATTCACAAGCGTTAAAAGACTATTTCACCACTACTGTTTTTCTAGTGGCTTTTTGTGTTGGCTTTCTCATGCTAATTATCAAAAAACAGAAGTTTAAAATTAGAAATATAGTTTTTGGTCTATCACTAGGAATACCCAACTACTTAAGTATTTTGTTCGTATTGAAAAGCCTAAACAAAATGGATTCTAGCTTAGTCTTTCCTATATTGAATATTGGTGTAGTGGT
It contains:
- the prmC gene encoding peptide chain release factor N(5)-glutamine methyltransferase — its product is MKMTKDIMPYFTKELNSFYSNNELESMAFWCIDSVSNLNRSEYLLSSNSPLSEQDITVYKNIIKRLKTYEPLQYILGKCDFYGLTLKVNPSCLIPRPETEELVQWILEHNFKNIADIGTGSGCIPIAVAKHSNADITAFDISSEALLVAQENAKYNHVEVDFIEHDIFNDIDLDKSFDLIVSNPPYVLESQKIWMNKNVLDYEPHLALFVTDNEALRYYQRIIEFSKVHLQKEGLLFFEINEQKSVEIKEMLENNGFADILIKKDMQGKNRMVKAVRKL
- the dapA gene encoding 4-hydroxy-tetrahydrodipicolinate synthase; protein product: MHPKISGTGVALVTPFNSDLSIDYNGLAALVNHCVDGNVDFLVVMGTTGESVTLSLEEKNTVLDCVKKANNNRLPIVLGIGGNNTDNVIQSFSSFDLSGVDAILSVSPAYNKPTQEGIYQHFKAVSEKSPLPIILYNVPGRTSSNMTAETTLRLAHDFDNIVAVKEASGDMEQIMEIIAKKPDDFLVLSGDDAITLPIILLGGKGVISVLGQALPNEFSSMVNFAIDGDVKSSNTIHYKILSFVKPLFVEGNPAGVKTLLNILGICQDEVRLPLVKSSKNLRKIISKELEKLN
- the ribD gene encoding bifunctional diaminohydroxyphosphoribosylaminopyrimidine deaminase/5-amino-6-(5-phosphoribosylamino)uracil reductase RibD — translated: MDKKYMQVCIDLAIKGFPMAMPNPMVGCVIVHKDKIIGQGYHKEYGSYHAEVNAINSVENAELLKESTLYVSLEPCAHYGKTPPCANLIIEKGIPRVVIGSLDTFSEVNGKGIQRLKDAGIEVITSILEKECRAINKRFFTFHEKKRPYIILKWAQTSDGFIAPLDQKEPLWISSSESKILVHQWRSEEQAILVGRKTAELDNPRLTTREVKGKNPIRIVLDRKLSLKMDLALFNNEAPTLIANDTISSENHIKVDFNNLASSLMNQLHNRDIQSVIIEGGSQTLNTFIESNIWDEARVFTSSKLLEEGVQSPTIQSVISGSETIGKDTLTYFINT
- a CDS encoding DMT family transporter; translation: MIELTLSILFTICLFLFFKEFDRRKVDTLEAITFNYLSAGLLSIAFGSSGYSLESTLYTDWFILTVFLGIFFIVMFNIMALTTQKLGVTIGSLASKMSLIIPVIFALLFQGDSWTALKTIGIVIALLSVYLTVKKYEEKNGPIYLAILLFVGAGLLDTVLSHIQFKYLDSQALKDYFTTTVFLVAFCVGFLMLIIKKQKFKIRNIVFGLSLGIPNYLSILFVLKSLNKMDSSLVFPILNIGVVVLSALVGWGYYKEQLSKLNWLGVILAIVSICILIYS
- the ligA gene encoding NAD-dependent DNA ligase LigA, which translates into the protein MTVQDRIVFLRSELQQHNHNYYVLDNPSISDFEFDMLLNELIELEKQHPEFYDANSPTQRVGGDLIKSFNTVAHQYRMLSLGNTYSSDELLGFDKRITKLVETEIEYVCELKYDGVSISLKYENGELVQALTRGNGTHGDDVTVNVKTINSIPLKLKGDYPSKFEIRGEIFLPHQGFEQMNEKRLADDLEPFANPRNAASGSMKMQDSKEVAKRPLDCFLYYLLGKELPSFKHFDNLQSAKKWGFKMPDEIQVCSSIEKVISFVNYWDEKRHNLPYDIDGIVIKVNDLKLQEQMGFTAKTPRWAISYKFKAEQVVTTLNEITYQVGRTGAITPVANLEPVLLAGTIIKRASLHNADQIEKLDIREGDKVYVEKGGEIIPKIVGVAIKERDLFSQPTVYIGHCTECQTELIRSEGDAKHYCPNELFCPPQIKGKFEHFISKKAMDIDGIGPETIDLLFENKLISTIPDLYDLKKEDLLPFKKDGDKWATNIIEGLKQSKTIPFERLLFALGIRYVGETVSKVLVKEYQHIDALMCASQEELENVNEIGGKIAESVVQFFHDENNVTLVQRLKNHDLCFEIGEENKAISSKLSGMSIVISGVFSKFSRDELKKIIEQHSGKNVGSISKKTTFVVAGENMGPSKLQKAEKLNVPLLSEDEFIKKIS
- a CDS encoding pyridoxal phosphate-dependent aminotransferase family protein — protein: MDLFDKIRNNRGPLGKHAKDAHGYFTFPKLEGEISNKMVFRGKEVLVWSINNYIGLSNQEEVRRADEEAAKNWGLGYPMGSRMMSGNTNYHEELEHNLSAFMKKEDTILLNFGYQGMVSSIDALVDRKDVIVYDSECHACIIDGVRLHQGKRFVFPHNNIENFEKQLQRAQKITDETGGGILVITEGVFGMSGDLGKLKEITALKPKYNFRLFVDDAHGFGTMGETGYGAGEHLGCHDEIDVYFGTFAKSMASIGAFISSTEDVVEFLRYNMRSQIFAKSLPMPIVIGAIKRLELLQSRPELKAGLWNIANNLQSGLKEAGFNLGNTESAVTPVYLTGGVGEATNLTLDLRENYGIFCSIVTYPVVPKGVILLRLIPTAIHTLEDVRYTIDSFSAIKNKLEKGEYVSEKLASF